From a region of the Acanthochromis polyacanthus isolate Apoly-LR-REF ecotype Palm Island chromosome 3, KAUST_Apoly_ChrSc, whole genome shotgun sequence genome:
- the LOC110959281 gene encoding NEDD4-binding protein 2: MDLSLAKLLHQKWKETIQERQRQATLSFHLLQENNYMPLDNQPDAFGRIPFMDHWNAPRPHVSLRDIIKEQQALQENVKKTRQSRAEVDRRDGATLLKENQLYSLFPSIDRHFLQDIFRDHNYNLTQTELFLRSLLDEEPVKTVVAPEAPRSDHHRAASKEREKRQKALEAVVPDYQNTEDPEYTDFRAEADLQRSRQLESFAKAAEAYKQGRKEVASFYAQQGHLHGQRMHEANHRAAVQIFERVNSSLLPRNILDLHGLHVDEAREHLARVLEEKTAEYKQGLCRPQLSVITGRGNHSQGGVPRIRPAIIEYLMSKDYWFTKPKPGVLVVSLK, from the exons ATGGACCTGAGCTTGGCAAAACTGCTCCACCAGAAGTGGAAGGAAACCATCCAG GAACGGCAAAGACAAGCAACTCTTTCCTTTCACTTGCTGCAGGAAA ATAATTACATGCCATTGGACAACCAGCCAGACGCCTTTGGTCGGATCCCGTTCATGGACCACTGGAATGCTCCCCGTCCACATGTCTCTCTTCGAGATATTATAAAAGAGCAACAGGCTTTACAGGAAAACGTAAAGAAG ACCAGACAAAGTCGTGCAGAAGTCGACCGACGTGACGGAGCCACATTGTTGAAAGAGAACCAGCTGTACTCCCTGTTCCCCTCCATTGACAGGCATTTTCTCCAGGACATCTTCAGAGACCACAA TTACAACCTGACTCAGACAGAGCTGTTTCTTCGCTCTCTGCTGGACGAGGAGCCTGTGAAGACAGTAGTTGCCCCAGAAGCTCCTCGGTCCGACCACCACAGAGCAGCCAGCAAGGAGAGGGAAAAG aGGCAGAAAGCCCTGGAGGCAGTCGTACCAGACTATCAGAACACAGAGGACCCCGAGTATACAGACTTCAGGGCTGAGGCCGACCTGCAGAGGAGCCGACAGCTCGAGAGTTTCGCGAAGGCTGCAGAGGCCTACAAGCAGGGGCGCAAAGAAGTGGCATCATTTTACGCACAGCAG ggaCACTTGCATGGCCAGCGGATGCATGAGGCCAATCACCGTGCTGCAGTTCAGATTTTTGAGAGGGTCAACTCATCGCTGCTGCCCAGAAATATCCTGGACCTCCACGGGCTGCATGTAGACGAGGCTCGAGAGCATCTGGCCCGAGTCTTAGAGGAGAAAACCGCAG AATACAAGCAGGGTCTGTGTCGACCTCAGCTCTCTGTCATCACAGGAAGAGGGAACCACAGCCAGGGGGGCGTGCCCCGCATCCGCCCCGCCATTATAGAATACCTCATGAGCAAAGACTACTg GTTCACAAAGCCAAAGCCAGGCGTTTTGGTGGTTTCATTGAAATGA
- the rhoh gene encoding rho-related GTP-binding protein RhoH — protein sequence MNGYPEMSVKCVLVGDSAVGKTALLVRFTSETFPDTYKPTVFENTGVEVYMDGVQISLGLWDTAGNDNFRQIRPRSYQQADVVLICYSVANPSSLASIQHKWIAEVREHLPKVPVLVVATQTDLREGVHRASCISPMDGKRVAHEIHAKGYLECSSLSNRGVQQVFEYAVRTVVKQEKKRARRSMFSINQCKAF from the coding sequence ATGAACGGCTATCCGGAGATGTCAGTGAAGTGTGTCCTGGTTGGGGACAGCGCTGTCGGCAAGACGGCCCTGCTGGTCCGCTTCACCTCGGAGACCTTCCCGGACACCTACAAGCCAACAGTGTTTGAGAACACTGGGGTGGAGGTCTACATGGATGGTGTCCAGATCAGTTTGGGACTGTGGGACACAGCGGGCAACGACAACTTCAGACAGATCAGGCCGAGATCGTACCAGCAGGCCGATGTCGTCCTCATCTGCTACTCTGTGGCAAACCCGAGCTCTCTGGCCAGTATCCAACACAAGTGGATCGCTGAGGTTCGGGAACACTTGCCCAAGGTGCCGGTGCTGGTTGTGGCAACCCAGACAGACCTGAGGGAGGGCGTGCATCGGGCCAGCTGCATCTCACCAATGGACGGGAAGCGTGTGGCACACGAAATCCACGCTAAAGGCTATCTGGAGTGCTCCTCGCTGAGCAACCGCGGCGTGCAGCAGGTTTTTGAGTACGCAGTGCGGACTGTTGTGAAGCAGGAAAAGAAACGGGCCAGGAGGAGCATGTTCAGCATCAACCAGTGCAAGGCCTTTTGA
- the chrna9a gene encoding neuronal acetylcholine receptor subunit alpha-9-I: MRKTALMIWISLLVQVSHGAQGHYARKLLNDLMEDYSNALRPVEDTDAALNVSLQITLSQIKDMDERNQVLTTYLWIRQVWHDAYLKWDKEDYDNLEMINIPSDLVWKPDIVLYNKADDEESGPSNTNVKLRYNGEIVWDSPAITKSTCVVDVAYFPFDWQQCNLTFGSWTYNGNQVDISLGMDSGDLSDFVDNVEWECHGMPAVRNVMMYGCCSDPYTEITYTLLLKRRSSFYIFNLLLPCFLISFLAPLGFYLPADSGEKVSLGVTVLLALTVFQLLVAESMPPAESMPYIGKYYIATMTMITASTSLTIFIMNIHFCGAEAKPVPHWAKVLIIDYMSKIFFVYEVGENCTTPESERTPLYPEEPMSDRACYQDDRFNDGYYHHDSDPYKYSNGHSMQHHNRHHKSHANGSANSRLHHYNNHNNRASRLERGEAKQEPPHRYHHIRRDELDNQAAPHPRNLQHLNGGLKEQILYPSEKYQIPSCPCCCPCLQHKQVVKNIQYIANCFREQRAQCVKAAEWKKVAKVMDRFFMWIFFVMVFLMSILIIAKAS; the protein is encoded by the exons ATGAGGAAGACAGCGTTGATGATTTGGATCAGCCTTTTGGTGCAAG TGTCCCATGGTGCCCAGGGTCATTATGCCCGCAAACTTCTGAATGACCTGATGGAGGACTATTCCAACGCTCTGAGACCAGTAGAGGACACAGACGCGGCCCTCAACGTCTCCCTGCAGATCACCCTGTCACAGATCAAAGATATG GATGAAAGAAACCAGGTGTTGACCACATACCTGTGGATCAGGCAGGTCTGGCATGATGCTTACCTGAAGTGGGACAAGGAGGACTATGACAACTTAGAGATGATCAACATCCCCAGTGATCTGGTTTGGAAGCCAGACATCGTCCTTTACAACAA AGCTGATGACGAGGAGTCAGGTCCGTCCAACACCAATGTGAAGCTGCGGTATAATGGAGAGATCGTCTGGGACTCTCCAGCCATCACAAAGAGCACATGTGTGGTGGACGTCGCCTACTTTCCCTTTGACTGGCAGCAATGCAATCTCACCTTTGGCTCctggacctacaacggcaaccAG GTGGACATCAGTTTGGGCATGGACAGTGGTGACCTGTCTGACTTTGTGGACAACGTGGAGTGGGAGTGTCACGGCATGCCGGCTGTTAGAAACGTCATGATGTATGGCTGCTGCTCCGACCCTTACACTGAGATCACCTACACCCTGCTCCTGAAGCGCCGCTCCTCTTTCTACATCTTCAACCTGCTCCTGCCCTGCTTCCTCATCTCATTCCTGGCCCCGCTGGGCTTCTACCTGCCGGCCGACTCGGGGGAGAAGGTTTCCCTGGGGGTCACAGTGCTGCTGGCACTCACTGTGTTCCAGTTGTTGGTGGCTGAGAGCATGCCACCAGCAGAGAGCATGCCCTACATAG GAAAGTACTACATCGCCACTATGACTATGATCACAGCCTCGACTTCCCTCACTATCTTCATCATGAACATTCATTTCTGCGGCGCTGAGGCCAAACCAGTCCCCCACTGGGCCAAAGTGCTCATCATTGACTACATGTCGAAAATCTTCTTCGTCTATGAAGTGGGGGAGAACTGCACAACGCCGGAGAGTGAGAGAACCCCGCTGTACCCAGAAGAACCCATGAGCGATAGGGCCTGCTACCAAGATGACCGTTTCAACGATGGCTACTACCATCATGACAGCGATCCATACAAGTACAGCAACGGCCACAGCATGCAGCATCACAATAGGCACCACAAAAGCCATGCGAATGGCAGCGCCAACAGCAGGCTCCACCATTATAACAACCACAACAACCGTGCTTCCAGGCTGGAGAGGGGTGAGGCAAAGCAAGAGCCCCCACACCGCTACCACCACATCAGGAGGGATGAACTGGACAACCAGGCTGCTCCTCATCCACGAAACCTCCAGCATCTGAATGGGGGGCTGAAGGAGCAGATCCTCTACCCCTCAGAGAAGTATCAGATCCCTTCCTGCCCCTGCTGCTGCCCCTGCCTCCAACATAAACAG GTGGTGAAGAACATACAGTACATTGCAAACTGTTTCCGTGAGCAGAGAGCCCAATGTGTCAAGGCAGCAGAGTGGAAGAAGGTTGCCAAGGTGATGGATAGGTTCTTCATGTGGATCTTCTTCGTCATGGTCTTCCTCATGAGCATCCTCATCATTGCCAAGGCGTCGTGA
- the LOC127533311 gene encoding GTPase IMAP family member 7-like: MGSGKSSTVNSILDRKVFDLKIGSTSVTQRCRRVGGEFRGRQLMLLDTPGLVNTHQTPREVQKELRRIVSLLFPGPHAFLIVIQIGRFTQEDRDAVRWIKEAMDSHALSFSVVVFTHGDHLDGGATVKQCLIDGCGDLAELVARCGGRYCVFNNQNSKNREQVSELLALVDGMMQANEESCYTSKLLHKAEEDLCHQLQEEKEEVFKKKQEYKRKVKTAQLKCKSEMEELKKNQELEKEKVEKLARDQEGTFRQEKEENDRKEEEDKREVLIKFEKLTKKLEEHVEREVEMRRSIEEKIQKDKAENEKTVKEKELEHIQREQAIRQREEMKRDALQKDLDKLIQRLEEQSRKKKQMEETFRHEREENQRERYLQMENQRAEKRQTVALQQELQLIKMEVEKQKVTEESIKSQLEDNLRRGREKCDEEEMSALKKPCDKKCLDTIVKTPAEKHSTTTAVTGYVQEMGLLGLNVALESIGAPCSIQ; the protein is encoded by the coding sequence ATGGGAAGCGGAAAAAGTTCCACTGTCAACTCCATCTTGGATCGAAAGGTCTTTGACTTGAAGATCGGCAGCACCTCGGTCACCCAGCGTTGTCGCAGGGTTGGTGGAGAATTTCGTGGGAGACAACTGATGCTCCTGGACACTCCGGGGTTGGTGAACACTCATCAGACTCCACGGGAGGTGCAGAAGGAGTTGAGGAGGATTGTTAGCCTCCTCTTTCCAGGGCCCCATGCTTTCCTGATTGTTATTCAGATTGGGAGGTTCACCCAGGAGGACAGGGATGCGGTGCGGTGGATCAAAGAGGCAATGGACTCCCACGCTTTGAGTTTCTCTGTTGTGGTTTTTACCCACGGAGACCATCTGGATGGAGGGGCAACTGTGAAGCAATGTCTGATAGATGGGTGTGGAGACCTGGCTGAGCTGGTGGCCAGATGCGGGGGCAGGTATTGTGTCTTCAACAACCAGAACTCCAAGAACAGGGAGCAGGTGTCCGAGCTGCTGGCCTTGGTGGATGGCATGATGCAAGCAAATGAAGAAAGCTGTTACACCAGCAAACTGCTCCACAAAGCAGAGGAGGATCTGTGTCaccagctgcaggaggagaaggaggaggtgtTTAAAAAGAAGCAGGAGTATAAAAGAAAGGTCAAGACAGCTCAGCTAAAATGCAAGAGTGaaatggaggagctgaagaaaaACCAGGAACTTGAGAAGGAGAAGGTGGAAAAACTGGCAAGAGATCAGGAGGGGACTTTTCGGCAAGAGAAGGAAGAGAATgacaggaaggaggaggaggacaagagGGAAGTTCTGATAAAGTTTGAGAAACTTACTAAAAAGCTGGAGGAGCATGTTGAGCGGGAGGTGGAAATGAGAAGATCAATTGAGGAGAAGATCCAAAAGgataaagcagaaaatgaaaagacagTGAAAGAGAAGGAACTTGAGCATATACAGAGGGAGCAGGCCATCAGGCAGAGGGAGGAAATGAAGAGAGACGCCTTGCAGAAGGACTTGGATAAACTCATCCAGAGATTGGAGGAGCAGagcaggaagaaaaaacaaatggaagAAACGTTTAGACATGAGAGGGAGGAAAACCAGAGAGAAAGGTACTTACAGATGGAAAATCAGAGAGCGGAGAAGCGACAAACTGTGGCCCTTCAGCAGGAGTTACAACTCATCAAAATGGAGGTTGAGaaacaaaaagtgactgaaGAAAGCATCAAGAGCCAGCTGGAGGACAACCTgcgaagaggaagagaaaaatgtGACGAGGAAGAAATGTCAGCGTTGAAGAAGCCGTGTGACAAGAAGTGTttggacacaattgtgaagacgcctgcagagaaacacagcaCAACGACAGCTGTGACCGGTTATGTGCAAGAGATGGGACTGTTGGGGCTGAACGTAGCTTTAGAGAGCATTGGAGCTCCCTGCTCTATACAATAG